One window of the Chryseobacterium sp. CY350 genome contains the following:
- a CDS encoding choice-of-anchor L domain-containing protein, with the protein MKRYLLLFLLFLVSTFSNAQTAKQKRIQSAKNSVPSSSAKAGDLIDVNVPPYPASNYTPSQLVIDVLVGTTSNCGTPNITNVTVSPNQPVTDTERFWGYFNKGTSNFPFAEGIVLTTGTARLAGNTPEGQLGVNLTTGTDPDLEAALVGSLLNLEDAVILEFDFVPTSTQMKFNYIFASEEYDGGFPCSGYEDAFALLLKPNTPGSTYTNLAVLPGGAGLVTATNIVPASFTCGPINAQYYETSSPTNQTNLYGRTVPLTASATVIPGQSYHIKMVMADDNDGTHDSAVFLEAGSFDIGVNLLDPSGAVLPAEINVCDSVPQVITASTSGPNLVYQWFLNGTLIPGANTNTITAIQPGTYKIEVSVPGNPCPGSASIKINGGTTPVAQDASFRLCSTPDITTFDLNSAKPLISPTPNAVFRFYEVQADAIAQNGNFIQAPANFNGTDGQILYVVVSDGGFCSKTVKLNLIREVTPIAGITSTRIRVCPGESVTLTATGGVTYLWDNFPGNGNTQTVTVQQTTTFTVYAIGAKGCKSLLPAKIVVETVPSITSPLMDVEMCIGDSMVLDAGAGNNYSYVWNTGAETQTITVNQLGIYSVVISNGICQEEFIVKVHGASSPFFTNLSYENNTLTAVATNPSINNIYGVLEYSIDDGAHWQDSNIFNNLTDNTTYNLLVRIKGTSCVGTIEFFTLEINNVITPNQDGVNDVLNLSGLTGFNNFTGSVYDRYGVEVFRFSKERPIWDGTVSGKRLPTATYWYKFNFEYNKSKVQMSRSGWIMLKNRE; encoded by the coding sequence ATGAAGAGATATCTACTGTTGTTTTTATTATTTCTCGTCAGTACATTTTCTAATGCACAAACAGCAAAACAAAAAAGAATACAATCTGCAAAAAATTCAGTTCCGTCATCATCAGCAAAAGCCGGTGATTTGATCGACGTTAATGTTCCTCCTTATCCTGCGTCAAATTATACCCCGTCACAGTTGGTTATTGACGTACTTGTAGGAACTACCTCTAATTGCGGAACTCCAAATATTACGAATGTCACCGTTTCACCAAATCAACCTGTTACCGATACAGAAAGATTTTGGGGATATTTCAATAAAGGTACTTCGAATTTCCCTTTTGCTGAAGGTATCGTACTAACAACGGGTACGGCAAGATTGGCAGGAAATACTCCGGAGGGACAGCTCGGAGTGAATTTAACTACCGGCACTGATCCAGATCTTGAAGCTGCCTTAGTTGGCAGTTTATTAAATCTGGAAGATGCAGTAATACTGGAATTTGATTTCGTTCCTACTAGCACCCAGATGAAGTTTAATTATATTTTTGCTTCTGAAGAATACGATGGTGGATTTCCTTGCTCAGGTTATGAGGATGCTTTTGCTCTTCTTTTAAAACCAAATACACCGGGAAGCACATATACCAATCTTGCGGTATTACCCGGAGGTGCAGGTCTTGTTACCGCTACCAACATCGTACCAGCAAGTTTTACTTGTGGGCCCATCAATGCACAATATTACGAAACATCATCACCAACCAATCAAACAAACCTTTATGGGAGAACAGTTCCTTTAACAGCTTCTGCGACGGTGATTCCTGGTCAGTCTTATCATATTAAAATGGTAATGGCTGATGATAATGATGGTACTCATGATTCAGCGGTGTTCTTAGAAGCCGGATCTTTCGATATCGGAGTGAATTTATTAGATCCTTCGGGAGCGGTTTTACCTGCTGAAATTAATGTTTGTGACAGTGTTCCCCAAGTAATCACTGCTTCTACAAGTGGACCCAACTTGGTGTATCAATGGTTTTTAAACGGAACTTTAATTCCGGGAGCCAATACCAATACCATTACAGCAATTCAGCCGGGAACTTACAAAATTGAAGTAAGTGTTCCGGGAAATCCTTGTCCGGGTTCGGCCTCAATTAAAATTAATGGTGGTACAACGCCTGTAGCGCAGGATGCATCATTCCGTTTATGCTCGACTCCAGATATTACTACATTTGACTTAAATAGTGCAAAACCGCTGATAAGCCCAACTCCTAACGCAGTTTTTAGATTTTACGAAGTTCAGGCAGATGCAATTGCTCAGAATGGTAATTTTATTCAGGCTCCGGCTAATTTCAACGGAACTGACGGTCAGATTCTTTATGTTGTGGTTTCGGATGGTGGTTTCTGTAGCAAAACTGTGAAATTAAATCTTATAAGAGAGGTTACACCGATTGCAGGAATTACGTCAACAAGAATCAGAGTTTGCCCGGGAGAATCTGTTACACTTACTGCAACAGGTGGTGTTACGTATTTATGGGATAATTTTCCAGGTAACGGAAATACACAAACTGTGACTGTACAACAGACTACAACATTTACCGTTTATGCAATAGGTGCGAAAGGTTGTAAATCTCTTTTGCCTGCAAAAATTGTTGTAGAAACAGTTCCTTCCATCACATCTCCTTTGATGGATGTAGAAATGTGTATTGGTGATTCTATGGTTTTGGATGCAGGAGCTGGCAATAATTATTCTTATGTATGGAATACCGGAGCAGAAACACAGACGATCACTGTGAATCAATTGGGTATTTATTCTGTAGTTATTAGCAACGGTATCTGTCAGGAAGAATTTATCGTAAAAGTTCATGGAGCTTCTTCGCCGTTCTTCACAAATCTTAGCTACGAAAATAACACATTAACCGCTGTCGCAACTAATCCTTCAATTAACAATATTTACGGAGTTCTTGAGTATTCGATAGATGATGGCGCGCACTGGCAAGATTCAAACATATTCAATAATCTTACAGATAATACAACCTATAATCTTTTAGTAAGAATAAAAGGGACAAGTTGTGTAGGTACAATAGAATTCTTTACTTTAGAGATCAACAACGTGATTACTCCAAATCAGGATGGTGTAAATGATGTATTAAATCTTTCTGGACTGACAGGTTTCAATAACTTCACAGGATCAGTTTACGACAGATATGGAGTTGAGGTATTCAGATTCTCAAAAGAAAGACCTATTTGGGACGGAACGGTTTCCGGAAAAAGATTACCAACTGCAACGTATTGGTATAAATTTAATTTTGAATACAACAAATCAAAAGTGCAGATGAGCAGATCTGGATGGATTATGTTGAAAAACAGAGAGTAA
- a CDS encoding choice-of-anchor L domain-containing protein: MLNKSAGSLFLALFLVLLGNFTFSQTRERGKTTQKASSQTMKVGSFIDVNAAGYPETSFNITQLVKDVLIAGGSTCSTANVSNVVVSPNLSTGDATRTWGFFNRGTTNFPFAKGIILTTGHARKAGNTFLAGQLGDGVITQGDADLAAALNIPNSDLRDATFIEFDFVPTSTQVTFRYLFASEEYDNDFPCQFVDGFALLLKKVGDPYTNLAVLPGGAGPVSVKNIRPSTEFDGTPLSCGALNPSFFGGYNTSAIETNFNGRTIPLTAQATVIPGQTYHFKMVLADSGDPSHDSGVFLEAGSFDIGVQILGSNGVQLPASINVCDNAPQTFTASAQIPGATYQWFLGTTPITGATGPSYTATQPGVYSIEVTLPGNSCPGKATVTIVGGTSPTVQNATLTSCFAPGNAIFNLTSAQPSISTTPGVTFAYYLNQTDANAGNSSTISTPTTFSSAGNQTIYVLVKSGFCSKVAQLQLVKAAEIVPTIAAPAALTCANNQVTLNASASVYPTGSTFAWTTTGGNIVSGGTTLNPVVNAAGTYTLTISNTFAGNVTCTGTANVTVIGDSSPPATGVTASKLIICSGESVVLTATGGATYNWTGLTGNGATQTVSPTATTTYSVTAVGANGCVSTSPATITIQVSQPFTAQNASLIKCFQQGNIIYDLTSAQSQITTSPAGITFTYYVNQADAIAGNTSNITTPTTFPSAGNQTIYVLVSNGGCKYVVTLQLLTTAPTTLTIAAPQTITCTTTQVTLNAGASTFPAGSIINWTTTGGNIVSGANTLSPIVNAAGTYTLTISNTTQPANLTCTFTATVTVIQDKVLPVANLTSTFQQICPGESVTLTASGGVTYNWGGGLTGNGATQVVSPTNNTIYTVFAVGANGCVSANPASITIVVGPPTALVVASKIKICAGESVTLTASGGFTYNWVGLPGTGNTQIVTPAVTTTYSVFALGGNGCVSNTPATITIEVVPAIVSTLQDVYACAGDNGTLDAGAGPNYTYLWSNGATTQTITTNVPGSYSVTISNGTCSKLFTAQLINPDLPQFTNVVYENNVLTISATNPTTGSLEYSIDGGNTWQSSNIFYNVLDNTNYSISVRVKDAKCGNTLSFFTFIISNAITPNSDGINDYIDFTGISSYKNFAASIFDRYGAELFKADKSNVRWDGSLKGINLPTATYWFRVQWENPASKKLELRSGWILLKNRN; encoded by the coding sequence ATGTTAAATAAAAGTGCAGGAAGTTTATTTTTGGCTTTATTTTTAGTTCTACTTGGAAATTTTACATTTTCTCAGACTAGAGAAAGAGGTAAAACTACACAGAAAGCTTCATCTCAAACCATGAAAGTGGGTTCATTCATAGACGTAAATGCCGCAGGATATCCTGAAACGTCCTTCAATATAACTCAATTGGTAAAAGATGTTCTTATTGCCGGAGGATCTACATGTTCTACCGCAAACGTGAGCAATGTTGTTGTTTCCCCAAATCTGTCTACAGGTGATGCCACAAGAACATGGGGTTTTTTCAACAGAGGAACTACCAATTTTCCTTTTGCAAAAGGAATAATTTTAACTACAGGTCACGCCAGAAAAGCGGGTAACACTTTTTTAGCAGGTCAATTGGGCGACGGGGTTATTACTCAGGGGGATGCTGATCTCGCTGCTGCACTCAACATACCAAACAGTGATTTAAGAGATGCTACATTTATAGAATTTGATTTTGTTCCTACTTCAACCCAGGTTACTTTCAGATATTTATTTGCTTCAGAAGAATATGATAATGATTTCCCATGTCAGTTTGTAGATGGTTTTGCACTACTGCTCAAAAAAGTCGGAGATCCTTACACCAATTTAGCTGTTTTGCCAGGAGGCGCAGGACCCGTAAGTGTTAAAAACATCCGTCCTTCAACAGAATTTGATGGTACACCGCTTAGTTGTGGTGCACTCAACCCTTCGTTTTTCGGAGGATATAATACCTCTGCTATAGAAACAAATTTTAACGGACGTACAATACCACTTACAGCACAAGCTACAGTAATTCCTGGTCAGACGTATCATTTTAAGATGGTTTTGGCTGATTCTGGTGACCCATCACACGATTCGGGAGTTTTTTTAGAAGCAGGTTCTTTTGATATAGGTGTTCAGATTTTAGGTTCAAATGGTGTTCAGCTTCCCGCTTCAATTAATGTTTGCGACAATGCACCACAGACGTTTACGGCATCTGCTCAGATTCCGGGTGCTACATATCAATGGTTTTTAGGTACTACTCCGATTACAGGAGCAACCGGACCATCTTATACAGCAACGCAACCAGGTGTATATTCTATAGAAGTTACTCTTCCTGGAAATTCTTGTCCGGGAAAAGCGACCGTGACGATAGTTGGCGGAACATCACCAACCGTACAGAATGCAACGCTTACAAGTTGTTTTGCACCCGGAAATGCTATTTTTAATTTAACATCTGCTCAGCCTTCAATCAGTACAACGCCGGGAGTAACTTTTGCATATTATCTGAATCAGACCGATGCAAATGCAGGAAATTCGTCCACAATTTCTACACCTACTACATTTTCTAGCGCAGGTAATCAAACGATTTATGTTCTTGTTAAAAGCGGTTTCTGTTCGAAAGTGGCACAGCTTCAGTTAGTAAAAGCTGCGGAAATAGTACCTACAATTGCTGCGCCTGCAGCATTAACTTGCGCCAATAATCAGGTTACGCTTAATGCCTCGGCATCAGTTTACCCTACAGGATCTACTTTTGCATGGACAACTACTGGTGGAAATATTGTTTCCGGAGGTACTACTTTAAATCCTGTTGTAAATGCAGCCGGAACTTACACTCTTACTATTTCAAATACTTTTGCAGGAAATGTAACCTGTACCGGAACGGCAAATGTGACGGTAATTGGTGACAGCTCACCACCCGCAACAGGAGTTACAGCAAGTAAACTAATTATCTGTTCCGGAGAATCTGTAGTCCTTACAGCAACTGGAGGAGCAACATATAACTGGACGGGTCTTACAGGAAATGGAGCTACCCAAACAGTTTCTCCTACAGCAACGACAACCTACAGCGTTACAGCAGTCGGCGCAAACGGATGCGTTTCAACATCTCCCGCTACAATAACTATACAGGTTTCTCAACCGTTTACGGCTCAGAATGCAAGTCTTATAAAATGTTTTCAGCAAGGAAATATAATCTACGATCTTACTTCAGCTCAAAGTCAGATTACGACATCACCGGCAGGTATCACATTTACCTATTATGTTAATCAGGCAGATGCAATCGCCGGAAATACAAGCAATATTACAACTCCCACAACGTTCCCAAGTGCAGGAAATCAAACAATTTATGTGTTGGTAAGCAATGGCGGATGTAAATATGTAGTGACATTGCAGTTGCTGACAACAGCACCAACGACATTAACTATTGCCGCACCTCAGACCATCACTTGTACTACAACTCAGGTGACGCTTAATGCGGGCGCATCAACTTTTCCTGCAGGATCAATAATCAACTGGACGACTACAGGAGGAAATATTGTATCTGGTGCTAATACACTCAGTCCCATTGTAAATGCGGCAGGTACTTATACATTAACGATAAGCAATACAACGCAGCCTGCTAACTTAACTTGTACTTTTACTGCAACTGTAACCGTTATTCAGGATAAAGTTTTACCGGTTGCTAATTTGACATCAACCTTCCAGCAGATATGTCCAGGAGAATCAGTTACTCTTACAGCTTCGGGAGGTGTTACCTACAATTGGGGCGGAGGTCTTACCGGAAACGGTGCAACACAAGTAGTTTCTCCTACTAATAATACAATATATACTGTTTTTGCAGTGGGAGCAAATGGTTGCGTTTCTGCAAATCCGGCATCAATCACCATTGTTGTGGGACCGCCAACAGCTCTTGTTGTTGCCTCAAAAATTAAAATTTGTGCCGGAGAATCTGTCACATTGACGGCGAGCGGCGGATTTACATATAATTGGGTGGGATTACCTGGAACTGGAAATACTCAAATTGTAACGCCTGCTGTAACCACTACTTATTCTGTATTTGCATTGGGTGGAAATGGTTGTGTTTCTAATACTCCGGCTACGATTACCATAGAAGTTGTTCCGGCAATTGTCTCTACTTTGCAGGATGTTTACGCTTGTGCGGGAGATAACGGAACTTTGGATGCAGGTGCAGGACCAAACTATACTTATCTGTGGAGTAATGGTGCAACAACACAGACTATCACGACAAATGTACCCGGATCTTATTCTGTAACGATCAGCAATGGTACTTGTTCAAAATTGTTTACGGCACAGCTCATCAACCCTGATCTACCACAATTTACAAATGTAGTTTATGAAAATAATGTCCTTACTATTTCTGCGACAAATCCTACCACAGGGTCACTGGAATATTCTATTGACGGAGGTAACACTTGGCAGTCTTCAAACATATTCTATAATGTTTTAGACAATACAAATTATTCAATATCAGTAAGAGTAAAAGATGCAAAATGCGGTAATACGCTTAGTTTCTTCACTTTCATTATTTCCAACGCCATTACCCCAAATAGTGACGGTATCAATGACTATATCGATTTCACAGGAATAAGCAGTTATAAGAACTTTGCGGCATCAATATTTGACCGATATGGTGCAGAACTCTTTAAGGCCGACAAATCAAACGTCAGATGGGATGGTTCTCTGAAAGGTATCAATTTACCGACAGCGACTTATTGGTTCAGAGTGCAATGGGAAAACCCTGCAAGCAAAAAACTGGAATTAAGATCCGGATGGATATTACTTAAAAATAGAAATTAA